A single genomic interval of Zingiber officinale cultivar Zhangliang chromosome 4A, Zo_v1.1, whole genome shotgun sequence harbors:
- the LOC121969514 gene encoding probable pectinesterase/pectinesterase inhibitor 51, whose translation MSLFSMVSLLTLLFHLFSTAMAADTHLGRKDHAIRQACTATRFPDLCVSALSPAAPSVSPNPKASELLLASISQAAAGVNSARTTARTILDTSTNVNRSTAARNCLEILRLSGYRLQAASDLYAAGKIADMHAYTAAAQIYQYGCMSGLNKVNDTRQVVEAAAYLAGVVNMTSYATAMVAALRRYGSDMSRWGPPQTERDGYWPEATEGSAGVRKKFPPRSAPANATVCKGGGCGGYATVQAAVDAAPEKSSAPFVIHIKEGVYKETVRVPLEKTNLVFVGDGMGKTVITGNLTADMVGLSTYNTATVGVNGDGFMARDMTMANTAGPDAHQGVAFRSDSDRCVLESVEFIGHQDTLYALSLRQFYNACRIAGTVDFIFGNSAAVFRNCEILVLPRQLHPEQGDVNTVTAHGRTDPAHPTGFVLERCTVDGSKEYLALYRSNAAAHRTYLGRPWKEYSRTVLIQCALSEIVRPEGWLPWNGDLGLQTLFYGEIQSTGPGANATARVTWSKHISKKHMGIYTVENFLQADQW comes from the exons ATGTCCCTGTTCTCCATGGTTTCCCTTCTTACGCTTCTGTTTCACCTCTTCTCGACGGCCATGGCCGCCGACACTCATCTCGGCCGCAAGGACCACGCCATTCGCCAGGCATGCACCGCCACCCGCTTCCCGGACCTCTGCGTGTCTGCCTTGTCCCCCGCGGCGCCTTCCGTCTCACCAAATCCTAAGGCCTCCGAGCTTCTCCTGGCCTCCATCTCCCAAGCGGCGGCCGGCGTTAACTCCGCCCGAACCACAGCACGGACCATCCTCGACACCTCAACTAACGTCAACCGCTCCACCGCCGCCCGAAATTGCCTCGAGATCCTCCGCCTATCCGGCTACCGCCTACAAGCGGCCTCGGATTTGTACGCCGCCGGGAAAATCGCCGACATGCACGCCTACACCGCCGCAGCGCAGATCTACCAGTACGGGTGCATGTCCGGCCTCAACAAGGTCAACGACACCAGACAGGTGGTCGAAGCGGCGGCCTACCTCGCCGGCGTCGTCAACATGACGAGTTACGCCACCGCCATGGTGGCCGCGCTTCGGCGTTACGGCAGTGACATGTCGCGATGGGGCCCGCCGCAGACCGAGCGCGACGGGTACTGGCCGGAGGCCACCGAGGGGAGCGCAGGAGTGCGGAAGAAGTTCCCGCCCCGGTCTGCGCCTGCCAACGCTACGGTGTGTAAGGGCGGCGGCTGCGGCGGGTATGCAACGGTTCAAGCGGCGGTGGACGCGGCGCCGGAGAAGTCGTCGGCGCCGTTCGTGATTCATATAAAGGAAGGGGTGTACAAGGAGACGGTGAGGGTACCGTTGGAGAAGACGAACTTGGTGTTCGTCGGCGACGGGATGGGCAAAACGGTCATCACAGGCAATCTCACCGCCGACATGGTCGGCCTCTCCACTTACAACACCGCCACCGTCG GTGTCAACGGCGACGGTTTCATGGCGCGGGACATGACGATGGCGAACACCGCCGGTCCCGACGCCCACCAGGGGGTGGCGTTCCGCTCCGACAGCGACCGCTGCGTTCTGGAGTCGGTGGAGTTCATCGGACACCAGGACACGCTGTACGCGCTATCTCTCCGCCAGTTCTACAACGCCTGCCGCATTGCCGGCACCGTCGACTTCATCTTCGGCAACTCCGCCGCCGTGTTCCGAAACTGCGAGATCCTGGTGCTCCCGCGGCAGCTCCATCCTGAGCAGGGGGACGTCAATACCGTGACCGCTCACGGCCGAACCGACCCGGCCCATCCGACGGGGTTCGTTCTGGAGCGGTGCACGGTCGACGGCAGCAAGGAGTACCTAGCGCTGTACCGGTCCAATGCGGCGGCGCACAGGACGTACCTGGGGAGGCCGTGGAAGGAGTACTCGAGGACGGTGCTGATCCAGTGCGCCTTGTCGGAGATCGTGCGGCCCGAGGGGTGGCTGCCGTGGAACGGCGATTTGGGGCTGCAGACTCTGTTCTACGGGGAGATCCAGAGCACGGGGCCCGGGGCGAATGCGACGGCGAGGGTAACATGGAGCAAACACATTTCCAAGAAGCATATGGGGATTTACACGGTAGAAAACTTCTTGCAGGCCGATCAGTGGTGA
- the LOC121969513 gene encoding putative UDP-glucuronate:xylan alpha-glucuronosyltransferase 3: MMKGLLAVPSTTEARQRSTAMDDDTDRRRLTKSKDLKIVDKCKILSPERYSVCKFEILKTAMIILTCCTVLTVAFSPVIRKVQPPPRAGSRSRFVNAGEMWQATASDPRYISHLDIGWNHLSTILEDLEPRDGSLKVGLLNFNVTEARSWQQTQPETEVSLLHLDYADTSITWDLLYPVWIDEEEENKVPSCPSLPEPQAKEGSRFDLVAVKLPCDRSQSWSRDVARLHLQLSAAKLAAGKSPVSVLILTECLPIPNLFPCKNLNRREGNLWLYEPEPAALEEKLRLPVGSCKLSIPFESKTRAYTEVGRGREAYATILHSADQYVCGAIALAKSIRSSGSARDLVILVDEAIGGSDRAGLESAGWKVRTIKRIRNPKAKRDAYNEWNYSKFRLWQLTEYEKVVFLDADILILRNIDFLFALPEVSAIGNDGTMFNSGVMVVEPSECTFQWLMDNIEEITSYNGGDQGYLNEVFTWWHRVPRHTNFLKHFWEGDTEQRKARRERLFAADPPAVHALHYLGLKPWLCFRDYDCNWDNQMFWGFASDAAHATWWRVHDALPEELQKFCLLQTRNKAFLEYNRRQAEKGEYPDGHWRRNITDPRLHICTENFCNWRSMLVSWGQTTDADPKAAKPSL; this comes from the exons ATGATGAAAGGACTACTCGCCGTTCCTTCAACCACCGAAGCCCGGCAACGATCGACGGCCATGGA TGATGACACCGACAGAAGAAGGCTGACCAAGTCGAAAGATCTCAAGATAGTAGACAAGTGCAAGATACTAAGTCCCGAGAGGTATTCGGTCTGCAAATTCGAGATTTTGAAAACTGCAATGATCATCCTCACTTGTTGCACGGTTTTGACTGTGGCTTTCTCCCCCGTGATCCGTAAAGTACAACCGCCGCCGCGCGCCGGTTCCAG ATCGCGGTTTGTGAATGCGGGAGAGATGTGGCAAGCAACAGCATCCGACCCTCGGTACATATCGCACTTAGATATCGGATGGAATCATTTGTCAACCATACTGGAAGATTTAGAACCGAGAGATGGAAGTCTCAAAGTTGGATTGCTCAATTTCAACGTGACAGAGGCTAGATCTTGGCAGCAGACACAGCCTGAAACAGAGGTCTCGTTGCTGCACCTGGACTACGCGGACACGAGCATCACCTGGGATCTGCTGTATCCGGTATGGATCGAcgaggaagaggaaaataaagtgCCTTCTTGTCCATCTCTCCCAGAGCCGCAAGCGAAGGAGGGTTCGAGGTTCGATCTCGTGGCCGTCAAGCTGCCCTGCGACCGGTCCCAGAGCTGGTCCAGGGACGTGGCGAGGCTACACCTGCAACTCTCAGCGGCGAAGCTGGCCGCCGGGAAGTCTCCGGTCAGTGTACTTATCCTCACAGAGTGCCTTCCGATTCCCAATCTCTTCCCTTGCAAGAATCTCAACAGACGCGAGGGAAATCTCTGGCTGTACGAGCCTGAACCTGCAGCGCTGGAGGAGAAGCTTCGGCTTCCGGTCGGGTCGTGCAAGCTGTCGATCCCATTCGAGTCAAAAACGCGGGCGTACACCGAGGTGGGACGAGGCAGGGAGGCGTACGCCACCATCCTCCACTCCGCGGACCAGTACGTTTGCGGAGCCATCGCGCTGGCCAAAAGCATCCGCTCGTCGGGATCCGCACGAGACCTCGTCATCCTGGTGGACGAGGCCATAGGCGGGAGCGACCGGGCCGGGCTGGAATCCGCAGGGTGGAAGGTCAGAACCATTAAGAGGATCCGCAACCCCAAGGCGAAGCGCGACGCGTATAACGAGTGGAACTACAGCAAATTCCGGCTGTGGCAGCTGACCGAGTACGAGAAGGTGGTCTTCCTCGACGCCGACATCCTCATCCTTCGAAACATCGACTTCCTCTTCGCGCTGCCGGAGGTGAGCGCGATCGGGAACGACGGCACCATGTTCAACTCCGGCGTGATGGTGGTGGAGCCGTCGGAGTGCACATTCCAGTGGCTGATGGACAACATAGAGGAGATCACGTCGTACAACGGCGGCGACCAGGGGTACCTGAACGAGGTCTTCACGTGGTGGCATCGGGTGCCGAGGCACACCAACTTCCTGAAGCACTTCTGGGAGGGCGACACGGAGCAGAGGAAGGCGAGAAGGGAGAGATTATTCGCCGCAGACCCGCCGGCGGTCCACGCGCTGCACTACCTGGGTCTGAAGCCGTGGCTCTGCTTCAGGGACTACGACTGCAACTGGGACAACCAGATGTTCTGGGGTTTCGCCAGCGACGCGGCGCACGCCACGTGGTGGAGGGTGCACGACGCGTTGCCGGAGGAGCTCCAGAAGTTTTGCCTGCTGCAGACGAGGAACAAGGCGTTCTTGGAGTACAACCGGCGGCAGGCGGAGAAGGGAGAGTACCCGGACGGGCACTGGAGGAGGAACATTACCGATCCCAGATTGCATATCTGCACGGAGAATTTCTGCAACTGGCGAAGCATGCTGGTTAGTTGGGGGCAGACTACTGATGCAGATCCTAAAGCAGCGAAACCGAGCTTGTAA
- the LOC121969515 gene encoding uncharacterized protein LOC121969515, translating into MSGVPKRLHEEGGHSTPLKRPHEELVMYSSPSGKANQSVGNEFHLPLDHGHEGRVAKVQRLEAREVDKRSSLLHRMPSASISSLDHPITSENRLDLKRNVKSESWEDKEHRTDKGDCRNDTKFEKDYAAANAHLNWKDSKEHHRSRRSAADGLNSWSGSRSGLQSANELTKDLLISEDRSVETLDRIGDNKIDQKVEEKFRDKDRKTKERDFGEKDKDKNGFQNNMLLGGTSDEHKDLLREEKDMEKWERERKDLQKDKEWNMKDTLKRETSAANEKDTLQSEKEFIDGSVRSFEQDNTTSEPKRGKFDSWKIHEKDMKEKKREVNGDAGERPEQRGKHNDKELDDSFVDGDGATDKEKEAFGNVQQRRRLRTRGTPQTPQREGRPRSKARDNEGSQGKSDASAIVYKAGECMQELMKSWKEFKASQDVQNEKILQDGPTLEIRIPAEYITSTNRQVKGAQLWGTDIYSNDSDLVAVLMHTGYISTSSRPPHGIQELCTTVRVLPSQECYTSTLRNNVRSRAWGAGIDCSFRVERCCIVKKCGGTIDLEPRLTYTSAVEPTIAPISVERTMTTRAAASNALRHQRFVREVTIQYNLCNEPWLKYTINIVADKGLKKPLYTSARLKKGEVLYLETHFNRYELCFNGEKPIPSTSKATDLDHEKLQNHGLHASNGDRNSTEHETVIDVFRWSRCKTPLPEKLMRSSGIPLPMEHLEILYDNLDWEDIQWSQTGVWVSGKEYLLARVHFLSPN; encoded by the exons ATGAGTGGTGTTCCAAAGAGATTGCATGAGGAGGGTGGGCATTCTACACCTCTAAAACGACCACATGAAGAACTTGTGATGTATTCATCTCCATCAGGAAAGGCCAACCAATCAGTTGGTAATGAATTTCACCTCCCTCTTGACCATGGACACGAAGGAAGAGTAGCAAAAGTTCAACGCTTAGAAGCCCGTGAAGTTGATAAAAGATCATCTCTGCTGCATCGGATGCCTTCAGCATCTATCAGTTCATTAGACCATCCAATAACATCTGAAAACAGATTAGATTTGAAGAGAAATGTCAAGAGTGAAAGTTGGGAAGACAAAGAACATAGAACTGATAAAGGTGATTGTAGGAATGATACAAAGTTTGAGAAAGATTATGCTGCAGCTAATGCTCATTTGAATTGGAAAGATAGTAAAGAACATCACAGGAGTAGAAGATCTGCAGCTGATGGTTTGAATTCATGGTCTGGATCCCGAAGTGGTTTACAAAGTGCTAATGAACTTACAAAGGATCTGTTAATATCTGAGGATCGCTCTGTTGAAACACTTGATAGAATTGGAGATAACAAAATTGACCAGAAGGTTGAAGAAAAATTCAGAGATAAGGACAGGAAAACAAAGGAAAGAGATTTTGGTGAAAAGGACAAGGATAAAAATGGTTTTCAGAACAATATGCTGCTTGGTGGTACTAGTGATGAACACAAAGATCTGCTGCGAGAAGAGAAAGACATGGAAAAATGGGAAAGGGAGCGGAAAGATTTGCAGAAAGATAAAGAATGGAATATGAAGGATACTTTGAAGAGAGAAACATCGGCTGCAAATGAAAAGGATACTTTGCAATCTGAAAAGGAGTTCATTGATGGTTCTGTTAGAAGCTTTGAGCAGGATAACACTACCTCTGAACCTAAGAGAGGAAAATTCGATAGTTGGAAAATTCATGAGAAGGACATgaaagagaaaaaaagagaagTGAATGGAGATGCTGGGGAGAGACCAGAACAACGTGGTAAGCATAATGACAAGGAATTAGATGATAGTTTCGTAGATGGAGATGGGGCtacagataaagaaaaggaagCTTTTGGTAATGTTCAACAGCGTCGGAGACTGCGAACGAGAGGAACTCCTCAAACACCTCAACGTGAAGGCCGTCCTCGATCTAAAGCACGTGATAATGAGGG ATCTCAAG GAAAATCTGATGCATCTGCAATAGTCTATAAAGCTGGTGAGTGTATGCAGGAACTTATGAAATCTTGGAAGGAATTTAAAGCATCTCAGGATGTACAAAATGAGAAGATCTTGCAAGATGGTCCAACTCTGGAAATTCGAATACCTGCAGAATATATAACTTCCACAAATCGACAA GTGAAAGGTGCTCAGCTTTGGGGTACAGATATATACTCAAATGATTCAGATCTAGTAGCTG TTCTCATGCACACTGGTTATATCTCCACGTCATCTCGTCCACCACATGGCATTCAAGAGTTATGCACAACAGTTCGAGTTCTACCATCACAAGAAT GTTATACTTCAACTTTACGAAACAATGTCCGTTCACGTGCTTGGGGGGCAGGAATTGATTGTAGTTTTCGAGTTGAGCGTTGCTGTATTGTGAAG AAATGTGGTGGGACAATTGATTTGGAACCTCGTCTTACGTATACATCAGCAGTGGAGCCAACTATAGCTCCAATATCAGTTGAGCGTACAATGACAACAAGAGCTGCAGCTTCG AATGCCTTGCGTCATCAAAGATTTGTTCGAGAAGTTACCATTCAGTACAATCTTTGCAATGAACCATG GCTGAAATACACAATTAATATTGTCGCTGATAAGGGACTCAAGAAGCCTCTTTATACTTCAGCACGTCTAAAGAAAGGAGAAGTTCTATATTTGGAGACGCATTTCAACAG ATATGAACTTTGTTTTAATGGAGAGAAGCCCATTCCATCTACTTCTAAAGCAACCGATTTGGATCATGAGAAACTACAAAACCACGGCTTGCACGCTTCAAATGGAGATAGAAATTCGACAGAACACGAGACTGTCATCGATGTTTTTAGGTGGTCCCGCTGCAAAACACCGTTACCCGAGAAGCTAATGAGGTCATCAGGAATCCCCTTACCCATGGAACATCTAGAG ATATTGTATGATAACTTGGACTGGGAAGATATCCAGTGGTCACAAACCGGAGTTTGGGTGTCTGGCAAAGAGTATCTCCTTGCTCGAGTACATTTTCTATCTCCAAATTAA
- the LOC121973118 gene encoding cytochrome c, with protein MASFAEAPPGDPKSGEKIFKTKCAQCHTVEKGAGHKQGPNLNGLFGRQSGTTLGYSYSAANKNMAVIWEEHTLYDYLLNPKKYIPGTKMVFPGLKKPQERADLIAYLKQSTA; from the exons ATGGCATCTTTCGCCGAAGCCCCGCCGGGAGATCCCAAATCTGGGGAGAAGATCTTCAAGACCAAGTGCGCGCAGTGCCACACCGTGGAGAAGGGCGCCGGTCACAAGCAAG GGCCGAATTTGAATGGACTTTTTGGGAGACAATCTGGTACGACCCTCGGCTACTCGTACTCGGCTGCAAACAAGAACATGGCTGTTATATGGGAGGAGCATACATTGTATGACTACTTGCTTAATCCTAAGAAG TATATTCCTGGGACCAAGATGGTTTTTCCTGGTTTGAAGAAGCCACAAGAGCGTGCGGATCTAATTGCTTATCTTAAACAGTCGACGGCTTAA